The following are from one region of the Stanieria cyanosphaera PCC 7437 genome:
- a CDS encoding thiol-disulfide oxidoreductase DCC family protein yields MKYHVIYDGNCHLCVTFTQLLEQFDRGKIFDYIPMQNEATLKQFEITTDDCQMGMILIDAEQPEKKWQGSNAAEEIVRILPMGEVFINIYRNLPGIKFIGDRAYEQIRDNRYNWFGKRNSTYSSAYRFGCHREDNCEIN; encoded by the coding sequence ATGAAATATCACGTTATTTATGATGGTAATTGCCATCTTTGTGTAACTTTTACTCAATTATTAGAACAATTTGATCGGGGTAAAATTTTTGATTATATTCCCATGCAAAATGAAGCTACTCTGAAACAATTTGAAATTACAACTGATGATTGTCAAATGGGAATGATTTTAATTGATGCTGAACAACCCGAAAAAAAATGGCAAGGTAGTAATGCTGCAGAAGAAATTGTCAGAATTCTACCGATGGGTGAAGTTTTTATTAATATTTATCGTAATCTTCCTGGAATAAAATTTATAGGCGACCGCGCTTACGAACAAATTCGAGATAATCGTTATAATTGGTTTGGCAAAAGAAATTCTACCTATTCTTCAGCTTATCGGTTTGGTTGTCACAGAGAAGATAATTGTGAAATAAATTAA